One window from the genome of [Mycobacterium] stephanolepidis encodes:
- a CDS encoding styrene monooxygenase/indole monooxygenase family protein, with translation MTTRHGRKAAIIGAGQTGATAALGLLDKGFDVTIYSDRDQRSLREDVPATGTALIFGEAQRAEASLGLTSYLEPGPTSTGLSVRLVDGGEPGRPEVIAFDADFDRGTRGVAVDTRLKADDRLIQFQERGGRLVVEQVDPERLDAIAAVHDLTLVATGRGGLSSLFPVDASRTVYDRPQRRLLMLTVAGLGHGPDVFAHRGPAGGRHSAFSFITDQGEAWWGPYLHKDAGPSWSFLTWAKLGSDWERRYSAVDSAASALQAVTDVHREYIDWDLPEVLSLNVIEEDPHSWITGAVTQLVRHGVGHTAGGHPVAALGDTAVAYDPIAGQGAQGGLVQAAALVHKAAAHDGPFDTAWLTAAFEEFYNRRARAAQLVTRLYLGDDELHDYGDLLFAAGHVHEGFASKLFSLLDDPKPFEAVTSIEAAKELITEWAGEPADAILERFSPAGRFARSGLVHAA, from the coding sequence ATGACGACACGACACGGGCGCAAGGCGGCCATCATCGGCGCGGGACAGACCGGCGCCACGGCCGCATTGGGGCTGCTGGACAAGGGTTTTGACGTCACGATCTACAGCGACCGGGACCAACGGAGTTTGCGTGAGGACGTGCCGGCCACCGGCACCGCGCTGATATTCGGCGAGGCGCAACGTGCCGAGGCGAGCCTGGGGCTGACCAGCTACCTGGAGCCCGGCCCCACCTCGACCGGACTCAGCGTGCGCCTGGTCGACGGCGGCGAACCCGGCCGTCCCGAGGTCATCGCCTTCGATGCCGACTTCGACCGCGGCACGCGGGGTGTCGCCGTCGATACCCGGCTCAAGGCCGATGATCGCCTCATCCAGTTCCAGGAGCGCGGCGGACGTCTTGTCGTCGAGCAGGTGGATCCGGAAAGGCTCGACGCGATCGCCGCCGTCCACGACCTGACGCTGGTGGCAACCGGCCGCGGCGGGTTGTCCTCGCTGTTCCCGGTGGATGCCTCCCGCACGGTGTATGACCGTCCCCAACGCCGGCTGCTGATGTTGACGGTCGCGGGCTTGGGACACGGGCCCGATGTCTTCGCGCACCGGGGGCCCGCCGGTGGACGCCACAGCGCGTTCTCGTTCATCACCGATCAGGGCGAGGCATGGTGGGGCCCCTACTTGCACAAAGATGCCGGACCGTCGTGGTCGTTCCTCACCTGGGCCAAACTCGGTAGCGACTGGGAACGGCGGTACTCGGCCGTCGACAGCGCCGCCTCCGCACTACAGGCCGTCACCGACGTGCATCGCGAGTACATCGACTGGGATCTTCCGGAGGTGTTGTCGCTCAACGTCATCGAGGAGGATCCGCATTCGTGGATCACCGGCGCCGTCACGCAGCTGGTGCGGCACGGAGTGGGACACACCGCCGGCGGACATCCCGTGGCGGCGCTCGGCGACACCGCGGTCGCCTATGACCCGATCGCCGGTCAGGGCGCGCAGGGCGGCCTGGTGCAGGCCGCGGCGCTGGTTCACAAGGCCGCCGCGCACGACGGGCCCTTCGACACCGCCTGGCTCACTGCGGCTTTCGAGGAGTTCTACAACCGGCGGGCGCGTGCCGCGCAGTTGGTGACCCGGCTCTATCTCGGCGACGACGAGCTGCACGACTATGGCGATCTGTTATTCGCGGCGGGCCATGTGCACGAGGGATTCGCATCCAAACTCTTCAGCCTGCTCGATGATCCGAAGCCGTTCGAGGCAGTGACCTCGATCGAGGCGGCCAAGGAACTCATCACCGAATGGGCGGGGGAACCCGCCGACGCCATCCTGGAGCGGTTCTCCCCCGCCGGACGGTTCGCCCGGTCCGGGCTGGTGCACGCCGCCTAA
- a CDS encoding S-(hydroxymethyl)mycothiol dehydrogenase has product MSQTVRGVIARSVKAPVELVDIVVPDPGPGEVVVKVQACGVCHTDLTYREGGINDEFPFLLGHEAAGIVETVGEGVTTVEPGDFVILNWRAVCGVCRACKRGRPQYCFDTFNATQKMTLTDGTELTPALGIGAFIEKTLVHAGQCTKVDPTADPAVVGLLGCGVMAGLGAAVNTGNVGRDDSVAVIGCGGVGDAAIAGAKLAGARKIIAIDTDDTKLAWAKDFGATDTINARTVDDVVTAVQELTDEFGADVVIDAVGRPETWKQAFYARDLAGTVVLVGVPTPDMKLEMPLIDFFSRGGSLKSSWYGDCLPERDFPTLVSLHQQGRLPLDRFVTERINIGDIEEAFEKMHHGQVLRSVVVL; this is encoded by the coding sequence ATGTCTCAAACTGTGCGCGGTGTGATCGCTCGGTCGGTGAAGGCTCCGGTGGAATTGGTGGACATCGTGGTTCCCGATCCGGGCCCCGGTGAGGTTGTGGTGAAGGTGCAGGCGTGCGGCGTCTGCCACACCGATCTGACCTACCGCGAGGGCGGTATCAACGACGAGTTCCCGTTCCTGTTGGGCCATGAGGCAGCCGGGATCGTGGAGACCGTCGGCGAGGGCGTAACCACTGTCGAGCCGGGTGATTTCGTGATCCTGAACTGGCGAGCGGTGTGCGGGGTGTGCCGGGCCTGCAAGCGCGGACGCCCGCAGTACTGCTTCGACACGTTCAACGCGACTCAGAAGATGACGTTGACCGACGGCACCGAGCTGACCCCCGCCCTGGGCATCGGCGCGTTCATCGAGAAGACGCTGGTGCACGCCGGCCAATGCACCAAGGTCGACCCCACCGCCGATCCGGCCGTGGTCGGCCTGCTGGGTTGCGGTGTGATGGCCGGTTTGGGTGCTGCCGTCAACACCGGCAACGTCGGCCGCGATGATTCGGTCGCGGTCATCGGATGCGGCGGGGTCGGGGACGCCGCCATCGCCGGCGCCAAGCTGGCCGGGGCACGCAAGATCATCGCCATCGACACCGACGACACCAAACTGGCCTGGGCCAAGGACTTCGGAGCCACCGACACCATCAACGCCCGCACGGTCGACGATGTGGTGACCGCTGTGCAGGAACTCACCGATGAGTTCGGTGCCGATGTCGTGATCGATGCGGTGGGCCGCCCGGAAACCTGGAAGCAGGCGTTCTACGCCCGTGACCTGGCGGGCACCGTCGTGCTGGTGGGGGTCCCCACCCCCGACATGAAACTCGAGATGCCGCTGATCGACTTCTTCTCCCGCGGCGGATCGCTGAAATCCTCTTGGTACGGCGACTGCCTACCCGAACGGGACTTCCCCACCCTGGTCAGCCTGCACCAGCAGGGCCGGCTCCCCCTGGATCGCTTCGTCACCGAACGCATCAACATCGGTGATATCGAAGAAGCCTTCGAGAAAATGCATCACGGGCAGGTGCTGCGCTCGGTGGTCGTGCTCTAA
- a CDS encoding GGDEF domain-containing protein: MQNRQQLEPGFQYLLVTDALRGAGQLRQLKVGIGVLCFSIVLFAGATQFIPLGPQGVWPRSIQAIAAAVAVIVGLCWIMFPWPSRRGMVAFVIWADVTLAIAAATFSDPTARLSAVVYLSLVGLLPTFFLGRRALVRHCGFALALFGGLVTMNILVDGATWSSQFTYGAPALAAVVLMPAIIQVVLEGGRDSILAAAVSANRDPLTGLLNRRGVTTAIDLLHQDRIDAVNVVVVLMDVDGLKQLNDSRGHGAGDEILKAVAAMLTARTRVGEIAARIGGDEFLVVAFPGRAEDIESTVRRVSTPRAGIDSWSVSVGAAWQSRVGGGIDLDSLVQQADYELYKVKSSRGMLDPQH, encoded by the coding sequence GTGCAAAATCGGCAACAGCTAGAGCCAGGGTTTCAGTACCTGCTGGTTACCGATGCGCTTCGAGGCGCTGGGCAGTTGAGGCAGCTCAAGGTTGGCATCGGGGTCTTGTGCTTCTCGATCGTGCTGTTTGCTGGGGCCACCCAGTTCATCCCGTTGGGGCCACAGGGTGTGTGGCCACGCAGCATTCAGGCCATCGCGGCCGCCGTAGCGGTAATCGTCGGCCTGTGTTGGATCATGTTTCCCTGGCCGAGCCGACGCGGCATGGTCGCGTTTGTCATCTGGGCGGATGTCACCCTGGCGATAGCGGCAGCCACATTTTCCGACCCGACTGCCAGGCTTTCCGCGGTCGTGTATCTGAGCCTGGTCGGCCTTCTTCCCACCTTCTTCCTCGGAAGACGCGCGCTGGTGCGTCACTGCGGCTTCGCCCTGGCGTTGTTCGGTGGGCTGGTAACCATGAACATCCTGGTCGACGGTGCGACCTGGTCCTCGCAGTTCACCTACGGTGCACCCGCACTGGCCGCGGTGGTGCTGATGCCGGCCATCATCCAAGTGGTTCTCGAAGGAGGCCGCGACTCGATCCTGGCCGCGGCGGTATCGGCGAACCGCGATCCGCTGACGGGCCTGTTGAACCGTCGGGGGGTGACCACCGCGATCGACCTGCTGCACCAAGACCGCATCGATGCCGTCAACGTCGTTGTGGTGCTGATGGATGTGGACGGACTCAAGCAACTCAACGACTCCCGCGGCCACGGCGCCGGCGATGAGATCTTGAAGGCAGTGGCAGCCATGCTGACCGCGCGCACGCGGGTCGGCGAAATCGCCGCACGCATCGGCGGTGACGAGTTCCTGGTCGTCGCGTTTCCCGGACGTGCCGAGGACATCGAGAGCACGGTGCGCCGCGTGAGCACGCCGCGCGCGGGCATCGACTCGTGGAGCGTGAGCGTCGGCGCCGCCTGGCAGTCTCGAGTTGGAGGCGGAATTGACCTGGATTCGCTTGTCCAACAGGCAGATTACGAGCTGTACAAGGTGAAAAGCTCGCGCGGGATGTTAGATCCCCAGCACTGA
- a CDS encoding MarR family winged helix-turn-helix transcriptional regulator: MKTKSALIASINTLVGAVGDKFEPDEDSDAERDFMAQRCPRRMEHLVRTLPTLSLHLLAAIAEGPVSVVGLAARSGQLKGTVSKHVQRLVDGGWVERVPIPGNRKEIELVLTADGGIVVDVHSTLHEEMEHGVRDFLQRYSNADLQVVEKVLQDLLASGRDGVRIVADEG, translated from the coding sequence ATGAAAACCAAGTCGGCGCTGATCGCCAGCATCAACACGCTGGTGGGTGCGGTGGGGGACAAGTTCGAACCGGACGAGGACTCCGATGCCGAGCGCGATTTCATGGCGCAGCGGTGCCCGCGCCGGATGGAGCACCTCGTCAGAACGCTGCCGACGTTGTCGCTACATCTGCTGGCGGCGATTGCCGAGGGGCCGGTGAGTGTGGTGGGTCTGGCGGCGCGCTCGGGCCAGCTCAAGGGCACGGTGTCCAAGCATGTGCAGCGGCTGGTGGACGGGGGCTGGGTCGAGCGTGTGCCGATTCCCGGTAACCGTAAGGAGATTGAGCTCGTCCTGACCGCCGACGGCGGCATCGTCGTCGACGTGCACAGCACCTTGCATGAGGAGATGGAGCATGGTGTGCGCGACTTCCTGCAGCGTTACAGCAATGCCGATCTACAGGTTGTCGAGAAGGTGCTGCAGGACCTACTGGCCTCTGGCAGGGACGGTGTGCGGATCGTGGCGGACGAGGGTTAG
- a CDS encoding carotenoid oxygenase family protein, protein MTQPKDVDMEIDLLSDEPVLPVDRETTATGLQVTGEIPKFLNGRYVRTGPNPLPGQYDPDNYSVFGATGDGMVHGVRLRDGRAEWYRSRWVRTPKVSRLLGEKPKPANYRAGVTTVSPQTNVYGFAGKTIVSAEGGLAPYELDDDLETVGTCDFGRTLEGGYTGHPKLDPVTGELHAVTYQLVGPAVARYVVIGPDGTVRKSVPLDVPGRPLLHDIALSENYVMIFDCPLVIDLNLLTRKVAPAATPTFITRMAAGLLGRFEPPALLGSLVARAPLPKTAEVPLRWKASHPSRIGVIPRQGPATVRWFEIEPCYVFHTLNAHEADGTIVIDACRITGPEDDSEYNIADVLGTGRPRLHRWEVDLETGVVKESWTDERLQEFPMVDPRRVSLPHRYGFTTSVGDTDIDTLQSLDDARASLIRYDLTDGGTTEHKLEAGHIPGEFSPVPRSADAEEGDGVLIGYEYDRSTQLSNMLIVDAQSMEKVATVHLPARIPFQFHGNWIPA, encoded by the coding sequence ATGACGCAGCCAAAGGATGTCGACATGGAAATAGATCTACTTTCCGACGAGCCCGTGCTCCCGGTCGATCGGGAGACAACAGCAACCGGCCTACAGGTCACCGGTGAGATACCGAAGTTCCTGAACGGACGTTACGTCCGGACCGGTCCCAATCCCCTTCCCGGACAATATGACCCCGACAACTACTCGGTATTCGGCGCGACCGGCGACGGCATGGTGCACGGCGTGCGGCTGCGCGATGGCCGCGCCGAGTGGTACCGGAGCCGGTGGGTGCGCACGCCGAAGGTATCCAGACTGCTCGGCGAGAAGCCGAAACCGGCCAACTATCGCGCCGGGGTGACGACCGTGTCTCCGCAGACGAATGTGTATGGCTTCGCCGGTAAGACGATCGTCAGCGCCGAGGGCGGTCTGGCGCCCTATGAGCTCGACGATGACCTCGAGACCGTCGGGACCTGCGATTTCGGCCGCACGCTGGAAGGCGGGTACACCGGGCATCCCAAGCTGGATCCGGTCACCGGCGAGTTGCACGCAGTCACCTACCAACTCGTCGGACCGGCAGTGGCGCGCTATGTGGTGATCGGCCCGGACGGCACGGTGCGCAAGAGTGTGCCCCTGGACGTGCCGGGCAGGCCATTGCTGCACGACATCGCCCTGAGCGAGAACTACGTGATGATCTTCGACTGCCCACTGGTGATCGACCTCAACCTCCTGACGCGCAAGGTGGCACCCGCGGCGACGCCGACGTTCATCACTCGGATGGCGGCAGGGCTCCTCGGCCGATTCGAGCCGCCCGCGCTGCTCGGCTCGCTGGTGGCCCGCGCACCCCTACCCAAGACCGCCGAGGTTCCCCTGCGCTGGAAAGCCTCCCATCCCAGCCGAATTGGCGTGATACCCCGCCAGGGGCCCGCGACGGTGCGCTGGTTCGAGATCGAACCCTGCTATGTGTTCCACACCCTCAACGCACACGAAGCGGACGGCACCATCGTCATCGACGCCTGCCGGATCACCGGACCCGAAGACGACTCGGAGTACAACATCGCCGACGTGCTGGGGACGGGGCGCCCACGGCTGCACCGGTGGGAGGTCGACCTGGAGACCGGTGTGGTCAAGGAATCATGGACCGACGAACGGCTCCAGGAGTTCCCCATGGTCGACCCGCGCCGGGTCAGCCTGCCGCACCGATACGGATTCACCACGAGCGTCGGCGATACCGATATCGACACCCTGCAAAGCCTCGATGACGCGCGTGCCTCACTGATCCGCTACGACCTCACCGACGGTGGCACCACCGAACACAAGCTGGAGGCCGGACACATACCCGGCGAGTTCTCCCCCGTGCCGCGTTCCGCGGATGCCGAGGAGGGTGACGGGGTGCTGATCGGATACGAGTACGACCGCAGTACTCAACTGAGCAACATGTTGATCGTCGATGCTCAGTCGATGGAAAAGGTTGCAACCGTTCATCTTCCGGCGCGCATACCCTTCCAGTTCCACGGCAACTGGATACCGGCCTAA
- a CDS encoding lipid-transfer protein yields the protein MKQQNKVFVVGVGMTKFEKPGSREGWDYPAMVKESGTKALDDAGVRYEQIEQAFVGNVYGDSCSGHRALYELGHTGIPIYNVNSNCSTGSTALFMAANAIRSGQSDVVLAAGFEKMERGSLSMKYTDRESPLMPQINRLGELTPPQMPMTAWMFAAAAEEYMREYGLTAEQLAWIGYKNHKHSVNNPYSQFQDEYSLEDILSSRSIVAPLTKLQCSPTSDGSAAAIVAGEEFVDKHGLADQAVEIVGQATVTDRADTFDGTAAGIVGAHMNKAAIAAVYEQAQIGPEDIDVVELHDCFSANEVLVYEALGFCEQGEAGKLIDNEDTTFGGKWVVNPSGGLISKGHPLGATGLAQCAELNWQLRGQADKRQVAGAATKNGVALQHNIGLGGSVVVTAYRPAQR from the coding sequence GTGAAGCAGCAGAACAAGGTTTTCGTCGTCGGCGTCGGCATGACGAAGTTCGAGAAGCCCGGAAGCCGTGAGGGCTGGGACTATCCGGCCATGGTCAAGGAGAGCGGAACCAAGGCACTCGATGACGCCGGGGTGCGCTATGAACAGATTGAGCAGGCCTTCGTCGGAAACGTGTACGGGGATTCGTGTTCCGGGCATCGCGCCCTCTACGAGCTGGGCCACACCGGAATCCCGATCTACAACGTCAACAGCAACTGCTCGACAGGATCGACCGCACTGTTCATGGCGGCCAACGCCATTCGTAGCGGTCAATCGGACGTCGTGCTGGCCGCCGGGTTCGAGAAGATGGAACGCGGATCGCTGAGCATGAAGTACACCGATCGCGAGTCACCCTTGATGCCGCAGATCAACCGTCTCGGTGAGCTGACGCCGCCGCAGATGCCCATGACCGCGTGGATGTTCGCCGCCGCCGCCGAGGAATACATGCGCGAGTACGGCCTGACCGCCGAGCAGTTGGCGTGGATCGGCTACAAGAACCACAAGCATTCGGTGAACAACCCGTACAGCCAGTTTCAGGACGAGTACTCACTGGAAGACATCCTGTCGTCACGGAGCATTGTGGCGCCGTTGACCAAGCTGCAGTGCTCGCCCACCTCGGACGGATCGGCGGCAGCCATCGTGGCCGGCGAGGAGTTCGTCGACAAGCACGGACTCGCCGATCAAGCCGTCGAGATCGTCGGACAGGCCACCGTCACCGACCGGGCCGACACCTTTGACGGCACCGCGGCGGGCATCGTCGGCGCACACATGAACAAGGCGGCGATCGCCGCCGTCTACGAGCAGGCGCAGATCGGCCCCGAGGATATCGACGTGGTGGAGCTACACGACTGCTTCTCGGCCAACGAGGTCCTGGTGTACGAGGCGCTCGGGTTCTGCGAGCAGGGGGAGGCCGGCAAGCTGATCGACAACGAGGACACCACCTTTGGTGGCAAGTGGGTGGTCAACCCGTCGGGTGGCTTGATCTCCAAGGGGCATCCGCTGGGTGCCACCGGGCTGGCCCAATGCGCGGAACTGAACTGGCAGCTACGCGGGCAGGCCGATAAGCGTCAGGTCGCGGGCGCCGCCACCAAGAATGGTGTGGCGCTGCAACACAACATCGGGCTGGGTGGCTCGGTGGTGGTGACCGCATACCGCCCGGCGCAGCGTTAG
- a CDS encoding acyl-CoA dehydrogenase family protein, whose product MSALFPAYRASWETDAHRDLRKHAAEFLRKESTPNQERWSAQHQVDREFWNKLGDAGLLGLDLPEEYGGAGGDFGFSAVVAEELALAQDTATGWGVHSPIVAHYINTYGNAEQKDRWMPGIISGDLVLAIAMTEPGTGSDLQGVRTSAVRDGDHYVINGSKTFISNGTHCDLLVIVAKTDPSQGAKGISLIVAETKDLPGFERGRVLEKVGQHGQDTRELFFSDMRVPVANRLGEEDGQGFIQLMTQLARERLIIASGNAGMAEAAVLESITYTKEREAFGQPLIKFQNTRFQLAELKAEVLSIKTTVDWCIQNYIDGANDPATASMAKLVATDKGVAVVDRCVQFFGGYGYMMEYPIARAYAAARVNKIYGGTSEIMKELISRSL is encoded by the coding sequence ATGTCTGCACTTTTCCCGGCTTATCGCGCGTCCTGGGAGACCGATGCGCACCGCGACCTGCGCAAGCATGCCGCCGAGTTCCTGCGCAAGGAGTCCACGCCCAACCAGGAACGCTGGAGCGCCCAGCATCAGGTTGACCGCGAGTTCTGGAACAAGCTGGGCGACGCCGGTCTGCTCGGCCTGGACCTGCCCGAGGAATATGGCGGCGCGGGAGGCGATTTCGGCTTTTCGGCGGTGGTCGCCGAGGAGCTGGCACTGGCCCAGGACACCGCGACGGGCTGGGGCGTGCACTCGCCGATCGTCGCGCACTACATCAATACCTATGGCAATGCCGAGCAGAAGGACCGCTGGATGCCGGGCATCATCAGCGGTGACCTGGTGTTGGCCATCGCCATGACCGAGCCCGGAACGGGTTCGGATCTGCAAGGGGTGCGCACCAGCGCGGTCCGGGATGGCGACCACTACGTGATCAACGGCTCGAAGACGTTCATTTCCAATGGCACACACTGTGACCTGCTGGTGATCGTGGCCAAGACCGATCCATCCCAGGGGGCCAAGGGGATATCGCTCATCGTCGCCGAGACCAAGGACTTACCCGGATTCGAGCGTGGCCGGGTGCTGGAGAAGGTGGGGCAGCACGGGCAGGACACCCGCGAGCTGTTCTTCAGCGATATGCGGGTGCCGGTGGCCAACCGGCTCGGCGAGGAAGACGGACAGGGGTTCATCCAACTCATGACCCAGCTGGCGCGCGAGCGCCTCATCATCGCCTCGGGGAACGCCGGCATGGCCGAGGCCGCGGTGCTGGAGTCGATCACGTACACCAAGGAGCGTGAGGCATTCGGCCAGCCGCTCATCAAGTTTCAGAACACCAGGTTTCAGCTGGCCGAGCTGAAGGCCGAGGTGCTGTCCATCAAGACAACCGTCGACTGGTGCATCCAGAACTACATCGACGGTGCCAATGACCCCGCAACGGCTTCGATGGCCAAGCTGGTGGCCACCGACAAGGGGGTTGCCGTGGTCGATCGATGCGTCCAGTTCTTCGGCGGATACGGCTACATGATGGAGTACCCGATCGCCCGTGCGTACGCCGCCGCACGCGTCAACAAAATCTACGGCGGCACAAGCGAAATCATGAAAGAACTCATCTCGCGGTCTCTGTGA
- a CDS encoding quinone oxidoreductase family protein produces the protein MKAAVVHEWGQQPAYTDFPDPQPTDGTEIATVEASALTNLTRAVISGRHYSSKEISLPAIAGVDGVARLANGKRVYSGSLAPYGMMAERTVVYPAGAVEVPEHVDSVTAAAIPNPGISAWLALSHGAAVQPGQHVLVLGATGVTGSLAVQLAKSVFDAGHVTVAGRNAERLDWLRTVGADDVVTLGSDDLAESITARHAARPFDAVLDYLWGSPAEQTLNALAASHPSAHFHATRFVQIGAMTGETISVNASTLRSTGITLSGVGIGSVPPEALMQARAEALPKLFAMVDGGDLQLQTLARPLADIETVWSAKEPSGVRVVVTPQ, from the coding sequence ATGAAGGCAGCAGTCGTGCATGAATGGGGACAGCAGCCCGCCTACACCGACTTCCCGGACCCGCAGCCCACCGACGGCACCGAGATCGCCACCGTGGAGGCCTCGGCCCTGACCAACCTGACTCGGGCCGTCATCTCCGGAAGGCACTACAGCAGCAAGGAGATCAGCCTTCCCGCGATCGCCGGAGTCGACGGTGTCGCCCGGCTGGCCAACGGCAAGCGGGTGTACAGCGGATCACTCGCGCCGTACGGGATGATGGCCGAACGCACCGTCGTGTACCCGGCCGGTGCCGTCGAGGTGCCCGAGCACGTCGATTCGGTGACGGCCGCCGCGATCCCCAACCCGGGAATATCGGCCTGGTTGGCCCTGTCCCATGGCGCCGCCGTGCAGCCCGGCCAGCACGTGCTGGTGCTCGGAGCCACCGGCGTCACCGGCTCACTGGCGGTGCAGCTCGCGAAATCGGTGTTCGATGCCGGGCACGTGACGGTCGCGGGCCGTAACGCCGAGCGGCTGGACTGGTTGCGCACGGTGGGAGCCGACGATGTCGTCACGCTGGGCAGCGATGACCTCGCCGAGAGCATCACCGCGCGGCACGCGGCACGCCCGTTCGATGCGGTGCTGGACTATCTGTGGGGCTCCCCCGCCGAGCAGACCCTGAACGCGCTCGCGGCCAGCCACCCGTCGGCACATTTCCATGCCACCCGCTTCGTGCAGATCGGCGCGATGACCGGCGAGACAATCAGCGTGAACGCTTCGACCTTGCGCAGCACCGGCATCACGTTGTCCGGTGTCGGGATCGGCAGCGTGCCGCCCGAGGCTCTGATGCAGGCGCGCGCAGAGGCGTTGCCGAAGCTGTTCGCCATGGTCGACGGCGGTGACCTGCAGCTACAGACGCTGGCCCGGCCGCTGGCCGATATCGAGACCGTCTGGTCGGCAAAGGAGCCGTCCGGGGTGCGGGTGGTGGTCACCCCCCAGTAA
- a CDS encoding TetR/AcrR family transcriptional regulator: MANPRATDEDLTAKARIRNTALDLYAQYGEERISLRAVASAAGVTLGLVQHHFKTKAGLRQAVDQLVVDYHVEALRSVDEEKDPRKLAAARDAAVVAMLKANPPIVNYVRRAVLEPSEEQLSMLTALIQLTRDEVATLREEGMAPTDRPESTQVVSVMVRQMGALLLQPLIDAVWDRLEHGDTPKPTLSIKVLD; encoded by the coding sequence ATGGCAAACCCGCGCGCGACTGACGAGGACTTGACCGCGAAGGCGCGCATTCGCAATACCGCGCTGGATTTGTACGCCCAGTACGGCGAGGAGCGAATTTCGTTGCGCGCGGTCGCATCCGCGGCCGGGGTGACGCTGGGACTGGTGCAACACCATTTCAAGACCAAGGCCGGCTTGCGTCAGGCCGTGGATCAGCTGGTAGTCGACTACCACGTCGAAGCGTTGCGATCGGTCGACGAAGAGAAGGACCCGCGCAAGCTCGCCGCGGCCCGCGACGCCGCCGTCGTCGCGATGCTCAAGGCCAATCCCCCGATCGTGAACTACGTGCGCCGGGCCGTGCTCGAGCCTTCCGAAGAACAGTTGAGCATGTTGACCGCGCTGATTCAGCTGACCCGCGACGAGGTGGCCACACTCCGCGAAGAGGGCATGGCCCCCACCGATCGTCCCGAATCCACTCAGGTTGTGTCCGTGATGGTTCGGCAGATGGGCGCACTGCTGCTGCAACCGCTGATCGACGCAGTGTGGGACCGGCTGGAGCACGGAGATACGCCGAAACCCACGCTATCCATCAAAGTGCTCGACTAA
- a CDS encoding TetR/AcrR family transcriptional regulator, with translation MTSRSPGYRPTDDELLDLVLPVVAEQGCGTVTMDQIVASGQVTKQTLYAHFGSKDGLLIRLVGREANLMRAIFDDVSMPENLDLNDPTASLSAALEPFFNHAAARPLGMQLLADSTAPRVPGFDEQVLTDAVSRIMSIFQLGDPAQDEAAAHRRLLLATMSARAIMSGVLTAITHHIDPAVAVRTCATFIIAGVSAAYPAALTTDS, from the coding sequence GTGACGTCACGCAGCCCCGGCTATCGGCCCACCGATGACGAGTTACTCGATCTGGTGTTACCCGTTGTGGCCGAACAGGGTTGCGGGACAGTCACTATGGATCAGATAGTGGCGTCCGGCCAGGTGACCAAACAAACGCTCTACGCACATTTCGGCTCCAAGGACGGACTCCTCATCCGGCTCGTCGGACGCGAGGCCAACCTCATGCGGGCGATCTTCGACGACGTGTCGATGCCGGAAAACCTCGACCTGAACGACCCGACAGCATCACTGAGCGCGGCCCTGGAGCCGTTCTTCAACCATGCGGCCGCTCGGCCCTTGGGCATGCAATTGCTGGCCGATAGCACGGCGCCACGGGTGCCCGGGTTCGACGAACAGGTTCTCACCGACGCCGTGTCCCGCATCATGTCCATCTTCCAGCTCGGGGATCCGGCGCAGGACGAGGCCGCGGCGCACCGGCGCCTGCTGCTGGCGACCATGAGCGCACGGGCGATCATGTCGGGAGTGCTGACCGCGATCACCCACCACATCGACCCTGCGGTCGCGGTGCGCACGTGCGCGACCTTCATCATCGCGGGGGTCTCCGCCGCCTATCCGGCCGCGCTGACCACCGACTCGTAG